From the Rhinolophus sinicus isolate RSC01 linkage group LG02, ASM3656204v1, whole genome shotgun sequence genome, one window contains:
- the CSNK1E gene encoding casein kinase I isoform X3 gives MELRVGNKYRLGRKIGSGSFGDIYLGANIASGEEVAIKLECVKTKHPQLHIESKFYKMMQGGVGIPSIKWCGAEGDYNVMVMELLGPSLEDLFNFCSRKFSLKTVLLLADQMISRIEYIHSKNFIHRDVKPDNFLMGLGKKGNLVYIIDFGLAKKYRDARTHQHIPYRENKNLTGTARYASINTHLGIEQSRRDDLESLGYVLMYFNLGSLPWQGLKAATKRQKYERISEKKMSTPIEVLCKGYPSEFSTYLNFCRSLRFDDKPDYSYLRQLFRNLFHRQGFSYDYVFDWNMLKFGASSSQAQPRDSEAIALPCPCPHPGTGPTYSPTYWCPAPLGTQGPPDRLLEEVEELCPQNYCPVVWTPGPLF, from the exons GTGCGAACATCGCTTCTGGTGAAGAAGTGGCCATCAAACTCGAATGTGTGAAAACGAAGCACCCCCAGTTACACATCGAGAGCAAGTTCTACAAGATGATGCAGGGGGGAG TGGGAATCCCGTCCATCAAATGGTGCGGGGCCGAGGGTGACTACAACGTGATGGTCATGGAGCTGCTGGGGCCCAGCCTCGAGGACCTCTTCAACTTCTGCTCCCGCAAGTTCAGCCTCAAGACGGTGCTGCTCCTGGCTGACCAGATG ATTAGCCGCATTGAGTACATCCACTCCAAGAACTTCATACACCGGGACGTCAAGCCCGACAACTTCCTCATGGGGCTGGGGAAAAAGGGCAATCTGGTGTACATCATTGACTTCGGCCTGGCCAAGAAGTACCGGGATGCCCGCACCCACCAGCACATCCCCTACCGGGAAAACAAGAACTTGACTGGCACTGCCCGCTATGCCTCCATCAACACCCACTTGGGCATCG AGCAAAGCCGTCGAGATGACCTGGAGAGTCTGGGCTACGTACTCATGTACTTCAACCTGGGCTCCCTGCCCTGGCAGGGCCTCAAAGCGGCCACCAAGCGCCAGAAGTACGAACGGATCAGCGAGAAGAAGATGTCGACGCCCATCGAGGTCCTCTGCAAAGGCTACCCCT CTGAGTTCTCAACATACCTCAATTTCTGCCGCTCCCTGCGGTTCGACGACAAGCCCGACTACTCCTACCTGCGTCAGCTCTTCCGTAACCTCTTCCATCGGCAGGGCTTCTCCTATGACTACGTCTTCGACTGGAACATGCTCAAATTC GGGGCTTCCTCGAGCCAGGCTCAGCCCCGTGACAGCGAAGCTATTGcactgccctgcccctgcccccaccctggtaCTGGGCCCACGTACTCACCCACCTACTG GTGCCCGGCGCCCCTGGGCACCCAGGGCCCTCCAGATAGGCTGCTGGAGGAGGTGGAAGAGCTGTGCCCCCAAAACTACTGTCCTGTGGTCTGGACTCCAGGGCCCCTGTTTTGA